In Canis lupus dingo isolate Sandy chromosome 27, ASM325472v2, whole genome shotgun sequence, one genomic interval encodes:
- the FAM186A gene encoding protein FAM186A isoform X6, producing the protein MQSQIDSESESEKEVADSTIMYRKAFYKSEVPELEIPFAVQDIISRIEQAQLHRAREDINIQLNDILLNVQRIINRYTLDENVHSGKKISLIEHKKRRIYFLEKIVTYAKNAEIREKILVYILAWLEEWNLILSEITAMDIEEHHHWIAQMEFLPETFKAIESNVKILSRISVSLFEERKRQKKRTTSRGTLWKSWKERVIKRPATAHALRPDQMISDEFATNTKVSEIQDMLQELINTTMFNKLENNAIKYISSTIVNLSKALSTLTDELKVFNLQSASMYINETNEKEKELSLKIMRELSENNEMLQQKLRDAEEKYEYLIRSKGVVQPRGGTALPTSPLNVLPELSSQSSIAISKADREDSTDDILVKEFENILDEAQTKGTKGLGIKWNSTISYTAPVEITPDLTEEQYPLPEKKQKEASEDKISLKKGDIHQKDGTDQHQSQKKKQTKGPYTHETSGSNLSDDKSKKKASETKFDHHLELQALEKKRKEIKSFSEAKSKPSTESKSQHVLADYPTDTKSQHGKGGTSSLWEQLRKVKPEYSQDRSQISSENKEEPTTESGDKEGMSEMSSQEEQFRLTQLGYSPQKVKTKGKKHQDPPATITSKQGKLEEDMLVFTKKVKSHRLVKSQSRVTEETSESTRVLGSADGKSEESNLEEFQDAIIAFLKEKIDNIGKPLDKKIVPKEELLLKGAEVEKLGIIKAKIEEYFQNVAETVTKTLRKYKDIKNVEQVGEKRMKQKKEVSFMPGLYFQKPISAKPEISTLFSSKSMDPLTDNLIQTILTEIEGERDAPVASTVGRDHREKEKQRQEEYMQEGQEKILGKRLKHQLKEEESFWKKSYEVINKKPQEEESWLQMKVGKQGQQKHKQWQEEEIWKEQQKQRMQKRTEQEEEQMQRKEEEEYQQPKQQKLEAWNEKMEKPVVPLEKEKGQQKEVRYQELEINWKKEKQKPRRNAQDHEGQWQKKPKDQMKINEKNSEEREKMFSQTSMTLFPKWKSIPRVTSQSHQRKEFLGRFKTLHIPADGKHPIPTTPLSTQLPSPEAFPISGHSPTGFPTLTPQQAQAPGITVTSQKAEEALGITVAPEQAQAPGITLTPEQAQALGITLTPQQAQERGITLTPQQAQELGITLTPQQAQERGITLTPQQAQTLGITLTRQQVQTLGITPTPQQAQERGITLTPEQAQALGITLTPQQAQERGITLTPQQAQTLGITLTRQQVQTLGITPTPQQAQERGITLTPEQAQALGITLTPQQAQEQGITLTPQQAQTLGITLTRQQVQTLGITPTPQQAQERGITLTPEQAQALGITLTPQQAQEQGIILTPQQAQAPGITVTPQQAQPGGITLTPEQIQARRITLTPEQAQTLGISLTPQQAQALGITLTPQQAQEQGIILTPQQAQAPGITLSPQQAQARGITLTPEQIQARRITLTPQQAQTLGITLTPQQAQAGGRTHTPQQAQTLGVTLTPEQAQAQGITLTPEQAQEWGITHTPEQAQAGRITFTPEEAQTLGVTLTPEQAQALGITLTPQQAQALGITLTPEQAQARGITLTPQQAQAGRITLTPEQAQTLGVTLTPEPAQALGITLTPQQAQEQGIILTPQQAQAPGITLSPQQAQAGGITLTPEQIQARRITLTPQQAQTLGITLTPQQAQAGGRTHTPQQAQTLGVTLTPEQAQAQGITLTPEQAQEWGITHTPEQAQAGRITFTPEQDQALGIILSPQQAQALGITLTPQQVQAQGITLTPEQFKALVVTLTPEKCHSLGIRVTPENVQTWGPPLTVAQGWNFRVPLSPENVLVSPVTFTPEQIQGLCAPLSLEQAEALGISVSPEYFWKFGVPLTSDKFHALESPLEQVQPLGAPFIPGQSHPMGITLMSEEVQQSSEQPSPLGAHPPLEHTLKVGIIPVTDKSIIPGASHISKQFPTLAPSSPRSSQRLKASVLPGKSIISSPRQSPASAPISEKSSVFEVFSTPLQISRSPLSQAPGKLLGMRIPPDPGKLLAPQTFPSSKQSLVSEGQSTSVQSVPPKVPLPPGKLPTETT; encoded by the coding sequence catctAGAGGTACTCTATGGAAATCTTGGAAAGAAAGAGTTATAAAGCGACCTGCAACAGCTCATGCTTTAAGACCAGATCAGATGATTAGTGATGAATTTGCAACAAACACAAAGGTTTCAGAAATCCAAGATATGCTACAGGAACTCATAAACACTACAATGTTCAATAAATTGGAAAACAATgctattaaatatatatcatcAACAATAGTAAACCTATCTAAAGCTTTGAGTACACTAACTGATGAACTAAAAGTTTTTAACCTCCAAAGTGCCAGTATGTACATAAAcgagacaaatgaaaaagaaaaggagctcTCCCTGAAGATAATGCGAGAGCTCAGTGAAAACAACGAGATGCTTCAGCAGAAACTGCGAGatgcagaagaaaaatatgaataccTTATTCGGTCCAAAGGTGTTGTACAACCCCGAGGAGGTACAGCATTGCCCACATCACCCTTGAATGTGTTACCTGAGCTTTCTTCACAATCATCCATTGCTATTAGCAAAGCTGACAGAGAAGACAGTACAGATGATATTTTggttaaagaatttgaaaatattctagaTGAGGCCCAAACAAAAGGGACCAAGGGCTTGGGAATCAAGTGGAACTCAACTATTTCATATACAGCCCCAGTTGAAATAACTCCAGATTTAACTGAAGAGCAATATCCTttacctgaaaaaaaacaaaaagaggctTCTGAAGATAAGATATCACTGAAGAAAGGTGATATCCATCAGAAAGATGGGACTGACCAGCATCAAtcacagaagaaaaagcaaactaaagGCCCATATACACATGAGACCTCTGGGTCAAATCTGAGTGatgataaaagtaaaaagaaagcctCAGAGACCAAATTTGATCATCATTTAGAACTACAGGcactggaaaagaagagaaaagaaataaaatccttttctgaAGCCAAATCAAAGCCATCCACTGAATCAAAAAGTCAACACGTCCTTGCTGATTATCCTACTGACACAAAAAGCCAACATGGCAAAGGGGGAACAAGTAGTTTATGGGAACAACTCAGGAAGGTCAAACCTGAGTATTCACAGGACAGGAGCCAGATTTCTTCAGAGAATAAAGAGGAACCCACCACTGAGTCAGGGGACAAAGAAGGCATGAGTGAGATGAGCAGCCAAGAAGAGCAATTCAGGTTGACTCAACTTGGTTATTCCCCtcagaaagtgaaaacaaaaggaaagaagcacCAAGACCCTCCAGCAACCATCACAAGCAAACAGGGAAAACTTGAAGAGGACATGTTGGTATTCACGAAGAAAGTCAAGTCTCATAGACTTGTTAAGTCACAATCTAGGGTAACAGAGGAGACTTCAGAATCTACCAGAGTTCTTGGAAGTGCAGATGGCAAAAGTGAAGAGAGTAACTTGGAAGAATTTCAAGATGCCATAATAGCTTtcctaaaagagaaaattgataaCATAGGAAAGCCTTTGGACAAAAAGATTGTGCCAAAAGAGGAGTTATTATTAAAAGGAGCAGAGGTTGAAAAATTAGGAATCATAAAGGCAAAAATAGAGGAATATTTCCAAAATGTGGCTGAAACTGTGACAAAAACCTTgagaaaatacaaagatataaaaaatgtagAACAAGTTGGAGAGAAACgtatgaaacaaaaaaaggaagtctcATTTATGCCAGGATTGTATTTTCAGAAGCCAATTAGTGCAAAGCCTGAAATTAGCACCTTATTCTCATCTAAGAGCATGGACCCACTAACTGACAATTTAATACAAACAATCTTGACTGAAATAGAAGGGGAAAGAGATGCTCCAGTAGCCTCAACAGTAGGGAGAGaccacagagaaaaggaaaaacaaaggcagGAGGAATATATGCAAGAAGGTCAAGAAAAAATACTTGGTAAACGTCTCAAACACCAGTtgaaagaagaagagagtttCTGGAAGAAGAGCTATgaggtaataaataaaaaaccccaGGAGGAAGAGTCATGGCTCCAGATGAAGGTAGGAAAGCAAGGACAACAAAAGCACAAACAGTGGCAGGAAGAGGAAATATGGAAGGAGCAGCAGAAACAGAGGATGCAAAAGCGGACTGAGCAAGAAGAGgagcaaatgcaaagaaaagaggaagaagagtatCAGCAGCCAAAACAGCAGAAGCTGGAAGCATggaatgaaaaaatggaaaaaccagtGGTGCccttggagaaggagaaaggacagcAGAAGGAAGTGAGATATCAAGAGCTGGAAATtaattggaagaaagagaagcagaagccaaGGAGAAATGCACAGGACCATGAAGGGCAGTGGCAGAAAAAACCAAAGGATCAGATGAAGATTAATGAGAAAAACTCTGAAGAACGAGAAAAGATGTTCAGCCAAACTTCAATGACATTGTTTCCCAAGTGGAAGAGCATACCGAGAGTAACATCCCAGTCACACCAAAGAAAAGAGTTCCTTGGGCGTTTTAAGACATTACACATTCCTGCTGATGGAAAGCATCCCATCCCAACCACTCCTCTCTCTACACAATTACCTTCACCAGAGGCCTTTCCCATTTCTGGACACTCTCCCACAGGGTTCCCCACTCTAACTCCTCAACAGGCCCAGGCACCGGGCATCACTGTTACCTCTCAAAAGGCAGAGGAGGCACTTGGAATCACTGTCGCCCCAGAACAGGCCCAGGCACCAGGGATCACTCTCACCCCCGAGCAGGCCCAGGCACTGGGGATCACTCTCACCCCTCAGCAGGCACAGGAACGGGGGATCACTCTCACCCCTCAGCAGGCCCAAGAACTGGGGATCACTCTCACCCCTCAGCAGGCACAGGAACGGGGGATCACTCTCACCCCTCAGCAAGCCCAAACACTGGGGATCACTCTCACCCGTCAGCAGGTCCAAACACTGGGGATCACTCCCACCCCTCAGCAGGCACAGGAACGGGGAATCACTCTCACCCCTGAGCAGGCCCAAGCACTGGGGATCACTCTCACCCCTCAGCAGGCACAAGAACGGGGGATCACTCTCACCCCTCAGCAAGCCCAAACACTGGGGATCACTCTCACCCGTCAGCAGGTCCAAACACTGGGGATCACTCCCACCCCTCAGCAGGCACAGGAACGGGGAATCACTCTCACCCCTGAGCAGGCCCAAGCACTGGGGATCACTCTCACCCCTCAGCAGGCACAGGAACAGGGGATCACTCTCACCCCTCAGCAAGCCCAAACACTGGGGATCACTCTCACCCGTCAGCAGGTCCAAACACTGGGGATCACTCCCACCCCTCAGCAGGCACAGGAACGGGGAATCACTCTCACCCCTGAGCAGGCCCAAGCACTGGGGATCACTCTCACCCCTCAGCAGGCACAGGAACAGGGCATCATTCTCACCCCTCAGCAGGCCCAGGCACCGGGGATCACTGTCACTCCTCAACAGGCCCAGCCAGGGGGGATCACTCTCACCCCTGAGCAGATCCAGGCAAGGAGGATCACTCTCACCCCTGAGCAGGCCCAAACACTGGGGATCAGTCTCACTCCTCAGCAGGCCCAAGCACTGGGGATCACTCTCACCCCTCAGCAGGCACAGGAACAGGGCATCATTCTCACCCCTCAGCAGGCCCAGGCACCGGGGATCACTCTCTCTCCTCAACAGGCCCAGGCAAGGGGGATCACTCTCACCCCTGAGCAGATCCAGGCAAGGAGGATCACTCTCACCCCTCAGCAGGCCCAAACACTGGGGATCACTCTCACTCCTCAGCAGGCCCAGGCAGGGGGGAGAACTCACACCCCTCAGCAGGCCCAAACACTGGGGGTCACTCTCACGCCTGAGCAGGCCCAGGCACAGGGGATCACTCTCACCCCTGAGCAGGCACAGGAATGGGGGATCACTCACACCCCTGAGCAGGCCCAGGCAGGGAGGATCACTTTCACCCCTGAGGAGGCCCAAACACTGGGGGTCACTCTCACTCCTGAGCAGGCCCAGGCACTGGGCATCACTCTCACCCCTCAGCAGGCCCAAGCACTGGGGATCACTCTCACCCCTGAGCAGGCACAGGCACGGGGGATCACTCTCACCCCTCAGCAGGCCCAGGCAGGGAGGATCACTCTCACCCCTGAGCAGGCCCAAACACTGGGGGTCACTCTCACTCCTGAGCCGGCCCAGGCACTGGGGATCACTCTCACCCCTCAGCAGGCACAGGAACAGGGCATCATTCTCACCCCTCAGCAGGCCCAGGCACCGGGGATCACTCTCTCTCCTCAACAGGCCCAGGCAGGGGGGATCACTCTCACCCCTGAGCAGATCCAGGCAAGGAGGATCACTCTCACCCCTCAGCAGGCCCAAACACTGGGGATCACTCTCACTCCTCAGCAGGCCCAGGCAGGGGGGAGAACTCACACCCCTCAGCAGGCCCAAACACTGGGGGTCACTCTCACGCCTGAGCAGGCCCAGGCACAGGGGATCACTCTCACCCCTGAGCAGGCACAGGAATGGGGGATCACTCACACCCCTGAGCAGGCCCAGGCAGGGAGGATCACTTTCACCCCTGaacaggatcaggcactgggcaTCATTCTCAGCCCTCAGCAGGCTCAGGCACTGGGCATCACTCTTACCCCTCAGCAGGTCCAGGCACAGGGCATTACTCTTACCCCTGAGCAGTTCAAAGCATTGGTGGTCACTCTCACCCCTGAGAAATGCCACAGCTTAGGTATCAGAGTCACCCCTGAGAACGTTCAGACATGGGGGCCACCTCTCACTGTAGCACAGGGTTGGAATTTTAGAGTCCCTCTTAGTCCTGAAAATGTCTTGGTGTCACCTGTCACTTTTACACCTGAACAGATCCAGGGTTTatgtgcccctctctctttggAACAGGCTGAAGCATTAGGGATTTCCGTCTCTCCAGAATACTTCTGGAAATTTGGGGTCCCTCTCACCTCAGATAAATTCCATGCCTTAGAATCTCCCCTTGAACAAGTCCAACCTTTGGGAGCCCCCTTCATCCCAGGACAATCCCATCCCATGGGTATTACTCTCATGTCTGAGGAAGTCCAACAATCAAGTGAACAGCCCTCACCACTTGGGGCCCATCCTCCTTTAGAACATACCTTGAAAGTTGGGATCATTCCTGTTACTGATAAATCCATTATACCAGGTGCTTCTCACATTTCCAAGCAGTTCCCCACATTGGCTCCTTCCAGTCCTAGATCATCTCAGAGATTAAAGGCTTCTGTCCTCCCTGGGAAATCCATTATATCAAGCCCCAGGCAATCCCCAGCATCTGCTCCTATTTCTGAGAAGTCCTCTGTATTTGAAGTCTTTTCTACTCCTTTGCAGATATCAAGGTCTCCTCTTTCCCAAGCCCCTGGGAAATTGCTAGGAATGAGAATTCCTCCTGACCCTGGGAAGCTTCTGGCACCACAGACTTTTCCTTCCTCTAAACAGTCCCTGGTTTCTGAAGGTCAATCCACCTCTGTTCAATCTGTACCACCAAAagtccctctgcctcctgggaaGCTTCCCACAG